The Candidatus Bathyarchaeia archaeon genome window below encodes:
- a CDS encoding 30S ribosomal protein S15, translating into MPKKEKGRSHSTRPVGKRAPSWCKYTPDEVVALVIKLAKEGNPPSKIGVILRDQYGIPLVKPIVGKGIVEILRENGLAPKIPEDLENLLKKVARISAHLQKNKKDKHNKRALQLVEAKIHRLSEYYKEKGILPLNWEYKTVVASIA; encoded by the coding sequence TTGCCTAAAAAGGAGAAAGGACGCTCACATTCAACTAGACCTGTTGGTAAAAGGGCGCCAAGTTGGTGTAAATATACTCCAGATGAAGTTGTAGCCTTAGTTATCAAGCTTGCTAAGGAGGGTAATCCGCCAAGCAAGATAGGTGTCATACTACGTGACCAGTACGGTATTCCACTCGTTAAACCAATAGTTGGCAAGGGCATAGTCGAAATACTGAGGGAGAATGGTTTAGCTCCTAAGATACCTGAAGATTTAGAGAACCTCCTTAAAAAAGTCGCCCGCATATCTGCGCATCTACAGAAAAATAAGAAGGATAAGCATAATAAGAGAGCCTTACAGCTGGTTGAGGCGAAAATCCATCGATTGTCTGAATACTATAAGGAGAAGGGAATATTACCATTGAACTGGGAATATAAAACAGTAGTTGCCTCAATAGCTTAA
- a CDS encoding DHH family phosphoesterase, whose amino-acid sequence MRDEMHLNDFINETKKAAEEILENINRDKIILVISHMDADGIAAAGILGKALFKAGAKFCIRIERWMDERALQEAKMHIEGEGLLIFTDMGSGYLDILGTKIGDRRLIILDHHQPIGKPKENFLQVNPHLFGIDGSRDLSSAGISYFVAKSLDKRNIDLAYLAVVGALGDLQDKYSGRKLGGVNDLIVKDAIDSGFLNVETDLLFFGRETRPIHKALAYATNPYIPGISGEEDKSSAFLSNLNIKLKENDRWRALRDLSQDEKRRLFSALHDYLISKGYKSEVAMNLLGTAYIFTRERPWTPLRDAREFALLLNATGRMNASGLGVAVCMGDRGGAYEEALKILEDYRQTIMGYLMWLGKNPNRIEEWENIYILHGEKDIDERAISAISTIISTNLPRSDKPLIAYSFIPKEGVIKISARASDFLAKAGVNLGEIIRIAAERCSGIGGGHDIAAGAQVPYEQKMQFLEYVNLLVKEHRERLLQNED is encoded by the coding sequence ATGAGAGATGAGATGCACCTAAACGATTTCATTAATGAAACAAAAAAAGCAGCTGAAGAAATTCTTGAGAATATAAACAGGGATAAAATAATACTTGTAATCTCACATATGGATGCCGATGGGATAGCTGCTGCTGGAATACTGGGTAAAGCCCTATTCAAAGCCGGAGCTAAGTTCTGTATTCGAATAGAACGATGGATGGATGAGAGAGCCTTACAGGAGGCAAAAATGCATATTGAAGGAGAAGGATTGCTGATTTTTACTGATATGGGAAGCGGGTACTTAGATATTTTAGGCACTAAAATAGGGGATAGACGTTTAATAATCCTTGATCATCACCAACCCATTGGAAAACCCAAAGAAAACTTTTTACAAGTTAATCCCCATCTTTTCGGGATAGATGGATCTAGAGACTTAAGCTCCGCTGGGATCTCGTATTTTGTAGCTAAATCCTTAGATAAAAGGAATATTGATCTCGCATATCTAGCGGTTGTTGGAGCATTAGGTGACTTACAAGATAAGTATAGTGGGAGGAAGCTGGGCGGAGTCAATGACCTTATTGTTAAAGATGCGATCGATTCCGGGTTTCTGAATGTTGAGACAGATCTTCTATTCTTTGGTAGAGAAACGCGCCCAATACATAAGGCATTAGCTTATGCGACGAATCCTTATATACCAGGAATAAGCGGTGAGGAGGATAAAAGTTCAGCCTTTCTTAGCAACTTAAATATAAAATTGAAAGAAAATGATAGGTGGAGAGCCCTGAGAGACCTCTCACAGGATGAGAAACGCAGATTATTCTCAGCCTTACACGATTATTTAATTTCCAAGGGATATAAAAGCGAGGTTGCCATGAATCTACTTGGTACAGCATATATTTTCACGAGAGAGAGACCTTGGACACCTCTCAGAGACGCTAGAGAATTCGCTCTCCTCTTAAATGCTACTGGCAGAATGAATGCATCCGGTTTGGGCGTGGCTGTATGTATGGGAGATAGGGGCGGAGCATATGAGGAGGCGCTTAAGATTCTAGAGGATTATAGGCAGACAATAATGGGATACCTTATGTGGCTCGGCAAGAATCCGAATCGTATTGAGGAGTGGGAGAATATCTATATTCTTCATGGGGAGAAAGATATAGATGAACGGGCAATAAGCGCAATTTCAACTATTATATCGACTAATTTACCAAGGTCGGATAAGCCTTTAATAGCCTATTCATTCATACCAAAAGAGGGAGTGATTAAGATTTCTGCACGTGCAAGCGACTTTCTGGCTAAAGCAGGAGTAAATCTTGGGGAAATAATACGTATTGCCGCTGAAAGATGCTCGGGCATAGGGGGTGGACATGATATTGCAGCCGGAGCCCAAGTTCCCTATGAGCAGAAAATGCAATTTCTAGAATACGTCAATTTGTTAGTGAAGGAGCATAGGGAGAGATTGCTGCAAAATGAGGATTGA
- a CDS encoding KEOPS complex subunit Pcc1, whose protein sequence is MRIEAEITLTCDNEKEAEAISMAVSPDNLVTPKELIIETRIMDSNVITLIEYQGEKIATFISTMDDLLDCISTAERAISVINKSMHF, encoded by the coding sequence ATGAGGATTGAGGCAGAAATAACGCTTACATGTGACAATGAAAAGGAGGCTGAAGCAATTTCTATGGCAGTTTCACCAGACAATTTAGTGACACCTAAGGAATTGATCATAGAAACAAGGATAATGGACAGTAATGTTATCACGCTCATAGAATATCAGGGAGAGAAAATCGCAACTTTCATATCAACTATGGATGATCTTTTAGATTGCATTTCAACAGCTGAGAGGGCCATCTCAGTAATAAATAAATCCATGCACTTTTGA
- the psmA gene encoding archaeal proteasome endopeptidase complex subunit alpha: MSVFAVPGAYDRAITVFSPDGRLFQVEYALETVYRGSTIIGIMCPEGIVIGAEEKIESKLQNPKFSQKIYEVDEHIGAAVVGLSSDARVLIDEARIYAQSSRLMYDELVDVEMVAKRIGDIKQMYTQHGGVRPFGVSIIFAGVDKGGSQLFTTDPSGTYRAYKAVAIGIGRETAENILKEEYRDNLTLEEAIKLGVKCLLKSMQARGEQPRIKIAIVPASTRRFRLLSDEEVEKYIKEVQGS; this comes from the coding sequence ATGTCGGTTTTCGCTGTTCCAGGAGCATATGATAGAGCCATCACCGTTTTCTCTCCAGACGGACGGCTCTTTCAAGTTGAATACGCACTAGAAACTGTTTATAGAGGTTCAACAATTATAGGCATAATGTGTCCCGAGGGCATTGTCATAGGAGCTGAAGAGAAAATTGAGTCTAAGCTCCAAAACCCAAAATTCAGCCAAAAAATATATGAGGTTGATGAGCATATCGGAGCCGCCGTGGTGGGTTTAAGCTCAGATGCCCGTGTACTAATCGATGAGGCTAGAATATATGCTCAAAGCAGCAGGCTCATGTATGATGAGTTAGTTGATGTGGAGATGGTTGCCAAAAGAATTGGTGATATAAAGCAGATGTATACGCAGCATGGTGGCGTAAGGCCATTTGGCGTCTCAATAATATTTGCTGGCGTCGATAAGGGAGGAAGCCAGTTATTCACGACCGATCCTAGCGGAACATATAGGGCATATAAAGCTGTCGCCATAGGAATTGGGCGGGAAACAGCTGAAAACATACTTAAAGAGGAGTATCGTGACAACTTAACACTTGAGGAGGCTATAAAGCTGGGCGTTAAATGCTTATTAAAGTCGATGCAAGCTAGGGGTGAGCAACCTAGAATTAAAATCGCTATTGTTCCAGCTTCAACAAGAAGGTTTAGGCTATTAAGTGATGAAGAGGTTGAGAAGTATATAAAGGAAGTGCAGGGTAGCTGA
- a CDS encoding ribosome assembly factor SBDS — MSKNYTIARINIGGENFEVLVKPDQAFAFRSGKSISLSEVLVAEVIFTDANKGLRAPEKRLKEAFGTTDPIEIAKIILKKGSLQLTTQQRRQMIEEKRRQIIDFISRNAIDPRTKLPHPPTRIEQALEQVRFSIDPFKSVEEQANEAIRALRAILPLSIEKMSLSVRIPPEYASKAYGTLKSFGTIKNEAWLNDGSLSVVLEIPAGFYGTFLEKMGEMTHGSAEIKILK; from the coding sequence ATGAGCAAAAATTATACTATTGCACGCATAAATATAGGCGGGGAAAACTTCGAGGTACTTGTTAAACCAGATCAAGCATTTGCATTCCGCAGCGGGAAGTCAATATCACTCTCAGAGGTATTAGTGGCGGAAGTAATATTTACTGATGCTAACAAAGGTTTAAGGGCGCCTGAAAAGAGGCTTAAGGAGGCTTTTGGAACAACCGATCCAATTGAAATAGCTAAGATTATATTAAAGAAGGGATCATTACAGTTAACAACCCAGCAACGGAGGCAAATGATTGAAGAAAAGCGTAGACAAATAATAGATTTTATATCGCGCAATGCCATCGATCCTAGAACCAAGCTCCCTCATCCGCCGACACGTATAGAACAAGCCCTTGAACAAGTGCGCTTCTCAATAGATCCGTTTAAAAGCGTGGAAGAACAAGCAAATGAAGCTATCAGAGCATTACGCGCAATTCTACCATTAAGTATTGAGAAAATGTCTCTGTCTGTCCGGATACCACCGGAGTACGCCAGTAAAGCATATGGAACACTTAAGTCATTCGGCACGATAAAAAATGAGGCTTGGTTAAATGATGGATCCTTATCAGTAGTTCTCGAAATACCAGCGGGCTTTTATGGAACATTCTTAGAGAAGATGGGTGAGATGACACATGGAAGTGCTGAAATCAAAATTTTGAAGTAA
- the rrp4 gene encoding exosome complex RNA-binding protein Rrp4: protein MFYFENRQIVTPGDLLAEGDYIAGNNTYKEGNRIYASRLGLVEYEGRNVQVVALNTVYIPSPRDQVIGKIEDVNINGWTVDINSPYKAILRINEALNKPFRQQKDDLTSFLDVGDLILAKVIAFDRTTDPMLTIREPGLGKITQGQIIRVSPAKIPRIIGRKASMINMLKRETECKITVGQNGIILISGPSPEHERLAIIAIEKIAQEAHTTGLTDRIAEMIRREKGVKL from the coding sequence ATGTTTTATTTTGAAAATAGGCAGATTGTAACTCCCGGAGATCTTCTAGCTGAAGGGGATTACATAGCTGGTAATAACACGTATAAAGAGGGAAACAGAATTTATGCAAGTAGACTTGGACTTGTTGAATATGAGGGAAGAAACGTACAGGTTGTAGCATTAAATACTGTTTATATTCCCTCACCTAGAGATCAAGTTATTGGTAAAATAGAGGATGTAAATATTAATGGTTGGACTGTTGATATAAATTCACCATATAAGGCTATTTTAAGAATTAATGAAGCCTTAAATAAGCCTTTTAGACAACAAAAAGATGATTTAACAAGTTTCCTTGATGTTGGGGACCTTATTCTTGCAAAGGTTATAGCATTTGATCGAACAACAGATCCTATGCTTACAATACGTGAGCCAGGACTTGGAAAGATAACGCAGGGACAAATAATCAGGGTCTCCCCAGCTAAAATACCTAGAATAATTGGGCGTAAGGCTTCAATGATAAATATGCTTAAAAGAGAGACTGAATGTAAAATAACAGTTGGACAGAATGGCATAATATTAATTTCTGGGCCAAGTCCGGAACATGAGAGATTAGCCATAATAGCTATTGAAAAGATAGCACAGGAGGCGCATACAACAGGGTTAACTGATCGGATAGCCGAGATGATAAGAAGGGAGAAGGGTGTAAAGCTATGA
- the rrp41 gene encoding exosome complex exonuclease Rrp41, with protein sequence MTSKIKLIDENGLRVDGRKPNELRPIRMEVGVLSNADGSAYIEQGKSKILAAVYGPREVHPRHLALPDRALLRCRYHMAPFSVEERKSPAPSRREIELSKVIREALEPAIFLEKFPRTSIDIFIEVLQADGGTRCAGITVAALALADAGIPMRDLVVACAAGKVDGVLVLDPNDIEDKEGEADVPVAYMPNLDMISLLQMDGLLTVKEFERALDLAIEGCKQIYKLQKEALKARYLTIKEEVETCLQ encoded by the coding sequence ATGACAAGTAAAATTAAATTAATTGATGAAAATGGTTTAAGGGTTGATGGTCGTAAACCAAACGAGCTCAGACCTATAAGAATGGAGGTTGGCGTATTAAGTAATGCTGATGGCTCAGCATATATTGAGCAAGGAAAAAGTAAGATCCTTGCTGCTGTTTATGGTCCTAGGGAAGTGCATCCACGCCATCTAGCCCTTCCAGATAGAGCCCTCTTAAGATGTAGGTATCATATGGCTCCATTCTCCGTCGAAGAACGAAAATCCCCAGCGCCCTCAAGACGTGAAATAGAGCTCTCAAAAGTCATAAGGGAAGCTCTTGAGCCAGCAATATTCCTTGAAAAGTTTCCAAGAACATCCATAGATATTTTCATTGAGGTCCTGCAGGCTGACGGTGGGACAAGATGTGCGGGTATAACTGTCGCCGCTTTAGCTCTGGCTGACGCTGGGATACCCATGAGGGATCTTGTAGTTGCATGTGCAGCTGGAAAAGTTGATGGGGTCCTTGTTCTAGATCCTAATGACATTGAGGATAAGGAGGGAGAAGCCGATGTACCAGTCGCCTACATGCCCAATTTAGACATGATCTCCCTCTTACAAATGGATGGACTATTAACGGTCAAAGAATTTGAACGGGCATTAGACCTCGCAATCGAAGGCTGTAAGCAAATATATAAGCTTCAGAAAGAGGCTTTGAAGGCCAGGTATTTGACAATTAAAGAGGAGGTTGAAACATGTCTTCAATAA